A region from the Aphis gossypii isolate Hap1 chromosome 1, ASM2018417v2, whole genome shotgun sequence genome encodes:
- the LOC114124014 gene encoding transient receptor potential cation channel subfamily V member 5, with protein MGNSCASCTDFSFSKTASGSVLDRVISQASNEDDCLLYKLADYKKGGELINVYNNGGQDEAERFIVEKLPGLMYNNGKGQVINRNDYLRWKFQNRKHVAVNVEERPGPHDPLTRWVDHVACWQMQYRGSLGESLLHVLIICDTVIHTRLSRLLLKHYPMLSQDVVEGEEYLGASALHLSIAYNNNDLIQDLVDAGANICQRAIGSFFLPRDQQNKEINIKHTDYEGLAYLGELPLAWAACCGNQTVYNLLIDAGANPDAQDSFGNMILHMVVVCDKLSMFGYALKHPKVPASNGIMNMAGLTPLTLSCKLARTSVFREMLELSAREFWRYSNITCSAYPLSALDTLLPDGRTNWNSVLFIILDGTKEEHLDMLDGGIIQKLLEEKWKTFARKQFMKRLVILSIHLIMLSISIYLRPVDQDKPLLGEAEDWQDVARYCFEGGTVVGVLSYLIVQQGGEILNQGLVGFLKQTFKEPAKLIFLISNLLILACIPPRMMGDKQTEEAILVFAVPGSWFLLMFFAGAIRLTGPFVTMVYLMITGDMLTFFVIYSVILSGFTQSFFFLYKGSPDVGTSLYKSYPSTWMALFQITMGDYNYADLSYTVYPALSKTVFTVFMVLVPILLLNMLIAMMGNTYAHVIEQSEKEWMKQWAKIVVTLERAVPQKAARNYLEEYSIQLAPGDDLNPEQRGFMVIKCKSQTRAKQRKGAVINWKKSGKLVIQELRRLEGTGQNLRDMIWKRSSLSASSPVSKSVSITKNKSKSYSEAKDDQIRLSGALGAALDAIAVAHDLDMTLTKDESIGELHDPLRQLVIMSESDKNIDKSQVEIVANAAAKIANQDSIKPTSINLEQQNDVKNDNTIIATSGNPIPNRKLLNKQSKNLSMYGFESQDMSEDKYNQAIVITRSISTQTGGIGIVEKNERQIIRPKTAKINRVTPTQNFAVKRGQSAQPDKREDHRDNKEQQCYCISGNNMLRPWSTQDLAPLNTIMAWGPNDDF; from the exons GTGGCTGTTAACGTCGAGGAAAGGCCGGGACCGCATGATCCGTTGACAAGATGGGTGGATCATGTGGCGTGCTGGCAAATGCAATACAGAGGATCATTAGGTGAAAGTCTGTTGcacgtattaattatatgcgATACAGTGATACACACTCGGTTATCCCGACTGCTTCTCAAACATTACCCGATGTTAAGCCAAGATGTCGTGGAAGGCGAAGAATATCTAG GTGCCAGTGCGCTACATTTGTCGATTGCTTATAACAACAACGATTTAATTCAAGATTTAGTTGACGCCGGAGCGAATATTTGTCAAAGAGCTATAG ggagtttttttttaccacgCGATCagcaaaataaagaaataaatatcaaacacaCGGATTACGAGGGTCTAGCGTATCTCGGTGAGCTTCCGTTAGCGTGGGCCGCTTGTTGTGGTAACCAAACCGTATATAATCTGTTGATTGATGCTGGAGCAAATCCCGACGCCCAGGATTCTTTTGGAAATATGATTCTCCACATGGTGGTCGTCTGTGATAAGCTA agtaTGTTTGGTTATGCTTTGAAACACCCTAAAGTACCAGCAAGTAACGGTATCATGAACATGGCAGGACTAACGCCTTTAACACTATCGTGCAAACTGGCAAGAACTAGTGTTTTCCGCGAAATGTTAGAACTAAGTGCACGAGAATTTTGgagatatagtaatattacttGTTCGGCATATCCTTTAAGCGCATTAGACACATTACTTCCAGATGGAAGAACaa ATTGGAATTcagtattgtttataattttggacGGTACTAAAGAAGAACATTTAGACATGCTCGATGGaggtataattcaaaaactattagaaGAAAAGTGGAAAACTTTTGCTCGA aaacaatttatgaaacgtttagttatattatccATACATCTAATCATGTTGAGTATTTCTATATATCTAAGACCCGTGGATCAAGATAAACCATTGTTAGGAGAAGCGGAAGACTGGCAAGACGTAGCAAGATATTGTTTTGAAGGCGGAACAGTAGTCGGAGTGCTGTCATATTTAATTGTCCAACAAGGCGGAGAAATACTCAACCAAGGTCTTGTAgggtttttaaaacaaacg ttcaaAGAACCggccaaattaatatttctgatttcaaatttattgatattggcTTGTATACCACCAAGGATGATGGGTGACAAACAGACGGAGGAAGCCATATTAGTATTCGCAGTTCCCGGATCATGGTTCTTGTTAATGTTTTTTGctgg TGCCATACGTCTGACTGGTCCTTTCGTAACTATGGTGTACTTGATGATCACAGGAGACATGTTAACTTTCTTCGTCATCTACTCAGTAATTTTGTCTGGTTTTACACAGTCTTTTTTTTTCCTCTACAAAGGATCGCCAGACGTCGGTACGTCGTTATATAAATCTTATCCTTCCACATGGATGGCcttatttcaaataactatGGGCGATTACAAT TATGCAGATTTGAGTTACACCGTGTATCCCGCGCTTAGCAAGACCGTGTTCACAGTTTTCATGGTGTTGGTGCCCATTTTATTGCTCAACATGTTAATAGCTATGATGGGCAACACCTATGCGCATGTCATCGAACAGAGTGAAAAGGAATGGATGAAACAG TGGGCCAAAATTGTAGTTACCCTTGAGAGAGCTGTACCACAAAAAGCAGCTAGGAATTACCTCGAAGAATATAGTATCCAATTGGCTCCTGGTGACGATTTAAATCCGGAACAAAGAGGATTTATGgtgataaaatgtaaaagtcAAACTAGAGCGAAACAGCGGAAAGGCGCTGTCATAAATTGGAAG aAAAGTGGAAAATTGGTTATTCAAGAGCTTCGTAGATTGGAAGGCACTGGTCAAAATTTAAGAGATATGATTTGGAAAAGATCTTCTCTATCAGCGTCCTCTCCAGTCTCTAAAAGTGTatcaat aacaaaaaataaaagcaagtCATATTCCGAAGCAAAAGATGATCAAATTAGACTTTCAGGTGCACTTGGAGCAGCACTAGATGCGATTGCTGTAGCTCATGATTTAGACATGACTCTAACAAAAGATGAATCAATTGGTG aattacacGACCCTTTAAGGCAGTTAGTAATAATGTCAgaaagtgataaaaatattgataaaagcCAAGTTGAAATAGTTGCAAATGCAGCAGCAAAAATTGCA aaCCAAGATTCTATAAAACCAACATCAATTAATTTAGAGCAACAAAATGATG taaaaaatgataacactATAATCGCAACTTCTGGTAACCCAATTCCAAATAGAAAACTTTTAAACAAGcaatctaaaaatttaagcATGTATGGCTTTGAGAGTCAGGACATGTCGGAAGATAAATACAATCAAGCAATTGTAATCACGAGAAGTATTTCAACTCAAACAGGAGGTATTGGTATCGTTGAAAAAAATGAGCGGCAGATAATAAGACCAAAAACTGCAAAAATCAATCG CGTGACGCCTACGCAGAATTTCGCCGTGAAAAGAGGCCAATCGGCACAGCCAGACAAGCGGGAGGACCATAGAGATAACAAGGAGCAACAATGTTATTGCATCAGTGGCAACAATATGTTACGGCCCTGGAGCACGCAAGACCTGGCGCCGCTGAACACGATCATGGCTTGGGGACCTAACGATGATTTTTGA